Genomic window (Sphingosinicella microcystinivorans):
CACGCCTTCGTGCTCGAATCGGGGCGCTGGCCGGACCTCCGCTGGCCCGCCGACCTCTATCTCGAAGGCTCGGACCAGCACCGCGGCTGGTTCCAGTCCTCGCTGCTGCAATCCTGCGTCACGCGCGGCCGAGCGCCCTATGACGCGGTCGTCACGCACGGCTTCACGCTCGACGCGTCGGGCCGCAAGATGTCGAAGAGCCTCGGCAACACCATCGACCCGAACAAGGTGATCGGCGAAAGCGGCGCGGACGTGCTGCGGCTGTGGGCGGTGAGCGTCGACTGGCGCGAGGATCACCGCATCGGGCCGGAGATCATGCGCGGCATGACCGACGCCTACCGCAAGATCCGCAACACCTTCCGCTACCTCTTGGGCGCGCTCGACGGCTTCGGCGAGGACGAGCGCATCGCGCCTGCCGAGATGCCGGAGCTGGAACGCTGGGTGCTGCACCGCCTCGCGGAGCTCAGCGCCGAGCTGCGCGGGTGCGTGAACGACTTCGACTTCACGCGCTACGTGACGGTGCTCCAGGCGTTCTGCGTCCACGACCTCAGCGCCTTCTATTTCGACGTGCGCAAGGACAGCCTCTATTGTGACGCCGTGACGTCACCGAAACGGCGCGCCTGCCGGACCGTGCTCGACACGCTGTTCCACGCGCTCACCCGCTGGTTCGCGCCGGTGCTGGTGTTCACGGCGGAAGAGGCGTGGCAGGCCCGCTTCCCGAGCGAAGACGGCTCGGTGCACCTCCTCGACTGGCCGGAGATCGACGGGGGCTGGCTGGATGCGGCGCTCGGCGAAAAATGGGCGGCGATCCGTGCGGCGCGCGAGAGCGTGACGGAAGCGATCGAGCCGCTGCGGCGGGAAAAGACGATCCGCTCGTCGAACGAGGCGGTCGTGCGCCTGCCGGACGTGGCGGGCATCGCGGCGGCGGACTTCGCCGAGGTCTCGATCGTCAGCGCGGTCGCGTACGGCGGCGATGCGGTCGCGGTGACGCGCACCGAGGCCGGGAAGTGCGCCCGCTGCTGGCGGCATACCGGCGACGTCGATCCGGCGACCGAACTTTGCGTGCGCTGCGACGAGGTCGTGGCGTGACGGCGGCGCGGGGCTACCTGCTGGCGGCGGCGATCTTCGTCGTCGACCAGCTCGTGAAGCTCTGGATCATCGCGGGGGTCGGGCTCCAGGCGAAGGGCAGCATCAACCTGCTGCCGGTGCTCAGCCTCACGTGGGTCGAGAACCGGGGCGTCTCGATGGGGCTTTTGCAGGCGGACGGCGCCAAGGAGCGCTGGATTCTCACCGGCGTCACCGCGCTCATCGCGGCGGGCGTCGCGTGGTGGATGCGCAAGGAGACGAACCGCATCGACATCCTCGCGCTCGCGCTCGTGCTCGGCGGCGCGCTCGGCAACATCGTCGACCGGGTGCGTTTCGGCTATGTCGTCGATTTCGTGCACGTCCACGTCGGGACATGGAGCTTTTACGTCTTCAATGTCGCCGACGCGGCGATTACCATAGGGGTCGCAATCCTGCTGCTGCGCGCGTTCTTCGAGCGCAAGCCCGCGGCAGCAGAATGAAGTGGAGTTGAAAAGCATGTCTTCCCTGATGCGCGCAGCCCTCGCGGGCGTTACGGCGCTTGGCCTTTCCGCCTGCGGCAGCAGCGGCATCTTCGGGCGCGACGCGCCGGACGAGTTCGCCATCGGCCGCTCCGCGCCGCTCGTGGTGCCGCCGGACTACAACCTCGCGCCGCCGCGCCCCGGCGCGCCGCGCCCGATGGAAACCGACGCGCAGACGCAGGCGATGGAAGCGCTGTTCGGCCCCGGCGTGCGCCCGGCGCCGAAATCGGCGGGCGAGCAGAAGCTGCTCGACGACGCGGGCGCGGTGCGGCCCGACCCGTCCGCGCGCTCCACGGCGGGCGATCCCGACACGGAGGTCGTCAACAAGGGCGCGCTTCTGAAGACGATCATCGACGCGCAGCCGGGCAGCAGCGACCCGGCGACCGCAAGCGTCTCGATCGGCGGTTGACCTCTTGAAGCCCTCTCCTGAAGGGGAGGGGTTGGGGGGCGGTTTTCGCCCCGGCGCCGAGCGTGGGGATACGCCCTACCCCCGGCCGATCATGTTGCTTGTAAACCCATTGTGCGAAGGCCATTTCGACCCAGTTGCGGCCATAGGAATTGAATGCAATGTTCCGCGCTTGAATGTGGCGAAACTCTTGGAAAGTCGGCGATGAGCGCTAGGCGCTGCTGGATAGCTCTGGTCACTTTCGAGCGGCGTGGCGAACCACAAAATATTCTCCCCGAAGAGGTGCAGGGCGCATGCGGCTGGATGATCGCTATGGCTCCCGATGAAGATGCTGCTCGTGCACTGCTCATAAGGGACGTGGAATATAATGGACTGCGCGTCTTAGAAATCTCGGATGAGCAAGAGATTTTTGAGATAGGCGAGATAGAAGGCATTGATGAACACCTCGCAGCGAGCTTCACCGAGATCGAGGCAGACAGACGGACAGTCTGGGGAACCATCCACCACTACAAAGGCGAGGGCGAAGCATAACTTCCGTTTCCCACCACAAGCCGCCGACCGGCGCTTGGGTCTGCAAACTCCATAATCGCCCCTGAAGAGGAGGAGCAGGCCTCTACCCGATCTTCTTCGCGACGCCGCGGCTGAAGCTGCCGAGCACGCCGCGGCCGATGCGGCCGCCCATCGGGCCGGCGATCGCCTTGCCGATCTCGTAGCCGATCTGGCTGCCCGCGGTGCCCACGGCGCTCGACGTCGCCGAGGCGCTGCGGCGCGAAGGCTTCTTGCCTGCGAGGCTGTCGCCGAAATCGCGCGCCTTCTTGGCGACGAACGCGCCGATCACGGCGGTCGCGACCTTGCCGAGGATGCTGTTCGACCAGCTGCCGCTGCGGCCGCCCCCGGATGATCTCGCCCTCGCCTTGGTCGTCGCTTCGGCTTCGGACTCTTCCAGCGCCTTCTCGGCGCGGTCTTTCAGGATCTCGAACGCCGATTCGCGGTCGACCGTTTCCTCGTAGCGCCCGGCGAAGGGCGAGCTTGCGATCATCACCTTGCGCTCCTGCTCGGTGAGCGGCCCCAGCCGCGAGCAGGGCGGGCGGATGAAGGCGCGCTCCACCGGCGACGGCGCGCCGTCGCCGTCGAGCAGCGAGACGAGCGCCTCGCCGACCTTGAGCTCGGTGATCGCCGCGGTGACGTTGAGCCCCGGATTGATGCGGAACGTCTCGGCCGCCGCCTTGATCGCCTTCTGGTCGCGCGGCGTGAAGGCGCGGAGCGCGTGCTGGATGCGGTTGCCGAGCTGCCCGCCGACGCCTTCCGGCACGTCGATGGGATTCTGCGTGATGAAATAGACGCCGACGCCTTTCGAGCGGATCAGGCGCACCACCTGCTCGATCTTCTCGAGCAGCGCCTTCGGGGCCTCGTCGAACAGCAGATGCGCCTCGTCGAAGAAGAACACCAGCTTCGGCTTGTCGGGATCGCCGACCTCGGGCAGCGCCTCGAAGAGCTCGGAGAGCAGCCACAGCAGGAAGGTGGAATAGAGCCGCGGGCTCTGCATCAGCTTGTCGGCGGCGAGGATGTTCACCTGCCCGCGTCCGTCGTCGCCGACCCTCATGAAGTCCTTCACGTCGAGCGCGGGCTCGGCGAAGAAGCGCGCGCCGCCCTCGTTCTCCAGCACCAGAAGCTGCCGCTGGATGGCGCCGACGCTTGGGCGGGTGACGTTGCCGTAGCGTGTGCCGATCGACGCGGCATTGTCCGCCACGTAGGTCAGCATGGATTGCAGGTCCTTGAGATCGAGCAGCATGAGCTGCTCCTCGTCGGCGATGCGGAAGGCGATGGTGAGCACGCCTTCCTGCGTCTCGTTCAGCCCCATCAGGCGCGACAGCAGCAGCGGTCCCATCTCGGAGACGGTGGTGCGGACCGGGTGGCCCTGCTCGCCGAACAGGTCCCAGAACACTGCCGGAAACGCCTCGTAGGCATAATCCGTGAGGCCCATGTTCGCCGCGCGCTCCTGCAAGGCCGTGTGCGCCTTGTGCGTGGCCGAGCCCGGCATGGCGAGGCCCGCGAGGTCGCCCTTCACGTCCGCCATGAACACGGGCACGCCGATCTTCGAGAACCCCTCGGCGAGGATCTGGAGGCTCACCGTCTTGCCGGTGCCGGTGGCGCCCGCGATCAGCCCGTGCCGGTTGGCGCGTTTCAGATCGAGTTCGAGCCTCTTGTCGCCCGCCGCACCGACGAAGATCGTTCCCATCGCCAACTCCCTGTCCGCCTGCGATCAACTAAAGCATGTCGCGCAAAAAGGAAAAACCCCGGCCGCGGGCGAACCGGGGCCGGGGTTCCTGTTTCCTGCCACGCCGGGCGGACGGGTCAGCCTTCGTCCTTGCCCATCATGGCGATGCCGATGAACTGCGGCGGGCGCGAGCCGCGCTTCACGAACAGCACCACCGTGTCGCGGCCCGCCTTGCGCGCCGCGTCCACGGCGGCGGCGGCGGCGGCGGGCGTCTTCGTCGGCTGCTGGTTGATCGAGAGGATCACGTCGCCGCGTTGCAGGCCGCGCTTGGCGGCATCGCTGTTGCGGTTGAGGCTGGCGATCACGACGCCCTCGACATCGTTGTCGACGCCGAGCTGGCGGCGGACCTCCGGCGTCAGCTCGGCGAGCGTGATGCCGAGGCTGCGGCGCGCGGACGCGGCCGCATCGTTCGCGGCCTTGTCGCCCGCCGCCGGCGCATTGTCACTGCCCGCGACGGCGATTTCGGACGGCCGCTCGATGAGCGTCGCCTGCACGGTCTGGCGCTTGCCGCCCCGGTAGAGCTCGATCGGCACGCGGCTGCCGATGCCGCTGTTCGCGACGATCGACGACAGCGTGTTGTCGACGGTGACCTCCTGCCCGTTGACGCGCGTGATGACGTCGCCGGCGAGGATGCCGGCCTTCTTCGCCGGTCCGTCATTCTCGACGCTGGCGACGATCTCGCCGCGGTCCTTCTGGAGCCCGAGCGCGGAGGCGATCTCGGGCGTCACCGGCTGGATGCTGACGCCGAGGTAGCCGCGGCGCACGCGGCCGATGGAGCGCAGCTGGTCGATCACCGGCGCGGCCTGCTCGGCCGGGATCGCGAAGCCGATGCCGACGTTGCCGCCCGTGGGCGAGAAGATCGCCGTGTTCACGCCGATGACGTTGCCGTTCAGATCGAACATCGGGCCGCCGGAGTTGCCCTGGTTGATCGAGGCGTCGGTCTGGATGTAGCGGTCGTACTGCCCGGCCTGGATGTTGCGGTGGAGCGCCGAGACGATGCCCGCCGTCACCGTGCCGCCGAGGCCGAAGGGGTTGCCGATGGCGATCACCCAGTCGCCGACGCGCACGCGCTCGGACTGGCCGAAGCGCACGTAGGGCAGGTCCTTGCCCTCGATCTTGAGGAGCGCGAGATCGGAGAGCGGATCGCGGCCGACGATGCGCGCCGAATACTCGGTGCGGTCGGACAGCGTCACGGTGATCTTGTCGACCGGCTCGGCGCCGCCGCGCCCGGTGACGACGTGGTTGTTGGTGACGACGTAGCCGTCGGGCGAGATGATGAAGCCGGAACCCAGCGACTGCGCCTCGCGCGTCTCGGGCTCCTGCCCGTCCTGCTGCTGCTGCTCCTGGAAGCGGCGGAACAGCTCGTCGAGCGGCGTGCCCGGCGCGAAGCGCGGGATGCCGCGCAGGCGGCCCACCTCGATCTCCTGCGTGGTCGAGACGTTGACCACGGCGGGCTGCAGGCGGGCGGTGAGGTCGGCGAAGCTGCCCGGCGCGCCGCCGGGGGCGGCGGCCTGCGGCTGCGCGCTCAGCGGCTCCTGCGCGGCGAGCTGGGCGTGGCCCGGCTCCTGAAGGGCAAGCGTCGCGGCGCTGGCGAACAGGATGGCCGCGCCGGTGATGGCAAATGCGATACGCACGTATCTCGTCTCCTCAACTGGACGCCATGTAAGCACCGGCCGGCGTCAATACAATTCCATACCCCTGATTCCGTCTAACCGTGCATTCGCGCCGCGGCGGCGACGGCGACGCCGATCACCACCGCGCCGAGGCCGGCGATGCGAACCGCGCTTTCCCCTCGCGTGAACAGCATGGCTGCGGCCTTTCGCATCGCGTCAGGAAACAGCGCATAGGCCGCGCCTTCCAGAACGAGCGCGAGGCCGATCGCCGCGAGGAGATCGTTTCCCATACGTGTCAGCGGCCGCGGACCCCTTGGAACTCGCGCAGGAATTCGTTGTCGGGAGAGAGGACGACGCTGGCGTTTCCGTTGTTGAAGGTGGTGCGATAGGCCTGCATGGCGCGGTAGAACGCGTAGAAGTCCTGATCCTTGCCGAACGACTGCGCGTAGACGCGCGCGGCCTCCGCGTCGGCCTCGGCGCGGATGATCTGCGCCTGCTTGCGGCCCTGCGCGCGGATCGATTCGGCTTCCTGCTGGCGCGCCGTCTGCATCCGCAGGAACGCCGACTGAAGCGGATCGCCGGGCGGCAGGTCGGCGCGCTTGATGCGGACGTCGACGATCTCGGCACCGTAGCGGCTGGCCTCGCGGTTCACCGCCTCCTGGATCGTGTCCATCAGCTGGCCGCGCTCGGGGCTGAGCAGCGTCGCGAAGGTCTGGCGGCCGAGCTCGTTGCGGAGCCGCGAGCCGAGGATGCGCGAAAGCTCGTCGGCGACGCGCTCCTCCGAGCGCACCGTCTGGTACATGCGCAGCGGATCGGTGACGCGGAAACGCGCGAAGGCATCGACGACGAGGCGGAGCTGGTCGGTGGACAGCACCACCTGCTGCGGCATGTCGAGATCGCGGATGCGCTTGTCGACCCACACGACGTTCTCGATGAACGGCACCTTCAGCGCGAGGCCCGCGCCGGTGGCACCGAACGGGTCGTTGGCGTTGTAGCGGTTGACGATCCTGTCGGGCTTGCCGAGGCGCACGACGATCGCCTGCTGCGTCTCCGACACCGTGAACAGCGCGGTCGTGAGGAGGATGAGCGCGAGGAAGCCGAGCCCGACGAGCGCGATGGGGTTGCGAAGCAGGCTCATTGCGCGTCTCCCGCGACGGCGCGCCTGCGGACTTCCGGGAGCGGCAGGTAGGGCACGACGCCATCCGCCTCGATGATCGTCTTGTCCACCTTGCCGAGCACTTCTTCCATCGTCTCCAGATACATGCGCTTGCGCGTCACGGCGGGCGCGAGGCGATACTGTTCGTAGACCGCGTCGAACGCCGCCGCCTGCCCCTGCGCCAGCGCGAGAAGCTGCTGCGAATAGCGCCGCGCCTCGTTCAGATACTGCTCGGCGTTCTGCTGCGCCGCCGACACGTCCTTGAACGCGGCATCGACGGCGGCGGGCGGGTCGGCCTGCTTGATGTCGACGCCGACGATGTCGATGCCGGCCTTGTAGCTGTCCAGCATCTCCTGCGTGCGCACGCGCACCTGCTCGGCGATCTGCGCCCGCTGGGGCCCGATCGCGGCGTCGAGCTGGACGCGGCCGATCTCGGCGCGCATCGCCGATTCGGCGACCTCGCGGATCGTGGTTTCGGGCTCGGCGAGCTGGTAGAGGAACTGCACCGGGTTCTTGATCTTCCAGCGCACGGCGTAGGCGATGTCGATGATGTTCTGGTCGCCCGTCAGCATCAGGTTCTCGCTCGACGCATCGAGCGTGCCGATGTCGATGGTGGCAACCGTTTCGACCGCGGGCTTGGTCACGGTTTCGATGGGCGCGGGCAGCTTGAAGTGCATCCCCGGCCCGGTCGTGCGCGAGTAGGCGCCGAAGCGCTGCACGACGCCGCGCTGCTCCGGGATCACGCGGTAGAAGGACGTGAAGGCGATCCAGACGAGGACGATGCCGAGGATGACATAGCCCCACGGCATCGTGCCGCTCTTGGGGCCGCCGGGAAAGCCGGCGCGCAGCCGCTCCTGACTGCGGCGGATGAACTCGTCGAAATCGGGGCCGCCGCCGCCGCTCCGTCCGCCGCCGCTGCCGGAGCCGCCGCCCCAGGGGTTGCGCGGCCCGTTGCCGCTGCCGCTGCCCCACGGCCCGGGGCTGTTGCTGTTATTCTCCCAAGGCATCCGCTACCCGTCGATTGCTTCCGTGAAGCAGCCTATATACGGACGCCTCCGCGCATTTGCGAGACATGCTGACCACCGAGGAGTGAAAATGGCGGGCGAGGACCTGTTGCGCGCGGCGCTTGAACGACTGGCGGACCCCGTATCCGGCAAGGATATCGTGAGCGCGGGGCGCGTTTCGGGCATCGTGCTCAGAAGCGGGCAGGCCGGGCTGGTGCTTGCCGTCGACGGTCTTTCCGCGCACGACGCGAGGACGCTGGAAGCCCGCGTCGACGCCGCGCTGCGCGCCGTGCCGGGCGTCGGGGGCGCGCGCATCATCACCACGGCCGAACGCGGCGATGCGCCGCAGGGGCCGCACCCGACCGCGCCGGCGACGCTTCCCGAGATCCGCCACATCATCGCCGTCGGCTCCGGCAAGGGCGGTGTCGGCAAGTCGACCGTCGCCGCGAACCTCGCCGTCGCGCTCGCCGCGCAGGGGCTGAAGGTCGGGCTGCTCGACGCCGACATCTACGGGCCGTCCGTGCCCATGCTGCTGGGGCGGCAGGAGCGGCTGACGCTGCGCGAGAAGCTCATCCAGCCCGCCGAGGTGCACGGGCTGAAGGCCGTGTCGATGGGCGCGATGACCGATCCCGACCGCGCCGTCGTGTGGCGCGGGCCGATGGCGTCGAGCGCGCTGATGCAGATGCTGACGCAGACCGAGTGGGGGCCGCTCGACGTGCTCGTCGTCGACCTGCCGCCGGGCACGGGCGACATCCAGCTGACGATGGCGCAGAAGGTGCCGCTCGCCGGCGCGGTGATCGTGTCGACGCCGCAGGACCTCGCGCTCATCGACGCGAAGAAGGCGGTCGCCATGTTCGGCAAGGTCGGCGTGCCGATCCTCGGCATGATCGAGAACATGTCGACCTTCCGCTGCCCGAACTGCGGCCACGAGAGCCATATCTTCGGGCACGGCGGCGCAGAGGAAGCGGCGGCGGCGATGGGGATCGCCTTCCTCGGCGGCATCCCGCTCGAGATCGGCATCCGCGAGGCGAGCGATGCCGGGACGCCCGTGGCGCTTCGCGGCGATGCGGCGGGGAACGTGTTCCGGCACCTCGCCGTTCAGATACAGGAAGCCCTGAAGGAGAACCCCCGTGCCGCTCACGTCCGCTGAAGACATTCGCGATCTGCTCACGACCACGCGCACCATCGCGATGGTCGGCGCGTCCGACCGCCCCGACCGCGCCAGCCACGGCGTGATGGCCTATCTGCAGGGGCGCGGCTACCGCGTGATCCCGGTGAACCCGACGCTCGCGGGTACGACGCTGCACGGCGAGACCGTCCACGGCGCGCTCTCCGAGATCGGCGAGCCGGTGGACATGGTCGAGATCTTCCGGCGCTCCGACGCCGTGGGGCCGATCGTCGACGACGCCATTGCGATCGGCGCGAAGGCGGTGTGGATGCAGCTCGGCGTCATCAACGAAGACGCCGCCGCGAAGACCGAAGCGGCCGGGCTCAAGGTGGTGATGGACGATTGCCCCGCGCGGGCGATCCCGCGTCTCGGCGTGCCGAAGGTCGCCTGAGTTCAGGCCGAACCGGGATCAGGCCCCGGCCACCGTCATGCCCTCGATGCGCAGCGTGGGCGCGTTCACCGCGTAGCGGAAGACGAGATCGTCCGCCGGGGTGATGCCCAGGAACATGGACCTGAGGTTGCCCGCCACGGTGATCTCGGCGACGGGGCCCGCGATCTCGCCGTCCTCGATCAGGAAGCCCGCCGCGCCGCGGCTGTAGTCGCCGGTGACGGCGTTGACGCCCTGGCCGATGAGCTCGGTGACGAGCACGCCGCGGCGGATGTCCGCGATCAGCGCGCTGCGGCTCAGCGTGCCGGGTGCCATGTAGAGGTTCGACGTCGAGACGCCCGGCGGGCCGGAGACGCCGCGCGAGGCATGGCCGGTGGGCCGGCTTTCGAGCTGGCGCGCCGAGGCGCTGTCGAGCAGCCAGCCGGTGAGGCGGCCGCCGTCCACGAGCACGGTGCGCGCCGTCGGCAGGCCCTCGCCGTCGAACGGCCGGGAGCGCAGGCCCCGCGCGCGGAGCGGATCGTCGACGATGGAAATGCCGGGCGCGAAAACGCCCTCGCCGAGCGCGTCCTTGAGGAAGCTGGTGCCGCGCGTGATCGCCGAGCCGCTGATCGCGCCCGCGAGATGCCCGAGCAGCGAGCCCGCGACGCGCGGATCGAACACCACCGGCATGGCGCCGGTGGCGAGCTTCGCGGGCGACAGCCGCGCGACGGCGCGCTCGCCCGCAAGGCGGCCGACGGCTTCGGGCGCTTCCAGATCGGCATCGTGCCGCGCGCTGTGGTAGGCGTAATCGCGCTGCATCGTCTCGCCGGTCCCGGCGATGATCGAGGCGGAGACGCCGTAGGAACTGCCGGAGTAGGCGCCCGCGAAACCGTGCGAGGTGGCGAGCGCGTAGACGGCGCGGCCGGTGCTGGCCGAGGCGCCCTGCGAATTGCTGACGCCCTCCACGGCGCGGGCGGCATCCTCGGCCGCGAGCGCGCGGGCCCTCAGCGCCTCGACCGGGATGGCGGCGCCGTCGTCGATGTCGAGCGCGGGCCACGGCCCTTTCGCGAGCCGCTCGGCGGGGGCGAGACCGGCATAGCGGTCCTCGGGCGCCTCGCGCGCCATCGCGACCGCGCGCTCCGCAGCGGCGACGAGCGCGGCGGCGGAGAGGTCGGACGAGGAGACGTTGGCGCTCTGCCGGCCGATGAAGACCCGGATGCCGATCTCCTCGGCCTCCGAACGGCCGATGTCCTCGAGCGCGCCGAGCCGGACATGCACGCTCGACGACATGTCGCCGAAATAGATCGCGTCCGCCGCATCGGCGCCGAGCGCCTTGGCGCGGGCTATGGCGTGGTCGAGACGGTCGAGCGCGGCGTTCGGATCAAGCATGGACGCCGCGCATAGGCGCTCGGCGCGCGCGCGTCAAAGCCCGGCTTTTCAGAATCCGGCCGCGAGGCAGGCGGCGAACACGAGCGCGCCCGTCACCGTGTTCGCGCGGAACAGGCGCAGCGCGCCCGGCGTGTCGGCGCTGCGCAGCGCGCGGACCTGCCACGCCAGATGGAGCGCGGCGGGCAGGAGCGCCGCGAGGGCGAGCGGTCGTTGCGGCGCGGCGAGCAGCAGCGCGGCGGCGAGCAGGGCAACCGTGATGACGTAAAAGATCGCGACGCCCGCGCGAAGGTTGCCGCCGAGGCGCCGCGCCGAGGACTTGATGCCCGCGAGCGCGTCGTCCTCGATGTCCTGAAGCGCGTAGATCGTGTCGTAGCCGAGCGTCCAGAACAGGCCCGCCGCATAGAGGACGAGCGCCGCGGGCGGCAGACCGCCCGAGACGGCGGCGAAACCGACGAGCGCGCCCCAGTTGAAGGTGAGGCCGAGCCACGCCTGCGGCCACCACGTGATGCGCTTCATGAACGGATAGCCGGCGACGAGCAGCAGCGCGCCGAGCGCGACGACCTGCGCGAAGCCGCCGAGCCGGAGCAGGACGACGAGGCCGATCAGCGACAGGCCGACGAGCAGCGCCCACGCGGCCTTCAGGGACACGGCGCCGCTGGCGAGCGGGCGGTCGCGCGTGCGCGCGACGCTGGCGTCGAGGTCGCGGTCGACGATGTCGTTGTAGACGCAGCCCGCCGAGCGCATGACGAACGCGCCGATCAGGAACAGCAGCACGAGATACGCCTGTTGCGGAAACCCGCCCGCGAGCGCGACGCCCCACGCGCAGGGCCAGAACAGCAGCCACGCGCCGATCGGCCGGTCCGCGCGCGCCAGCCGGGCGTAGGGTTTCCATGACCGGGGCAGCGCCTCGACCCAGCTTCCGGCAACGGCGTCCGGCGTCGCGCGGTCCGCGGGCGCGGGTTCCTGCGTGGTCAGGGGCGGGGTCTCCATGCTAGCGGGGTCAGCATGGGTGAACGATCATTGTCAAGCAAAGCCGGGTCAAGCAAGGCGGGTCCGCGCCTGTTCGTGGACGCGCCGCTCGAAGCCGGGAAGACGCTGCCTTTGCCGCCTGCCGCGGGCCACTATCTGACGCGGGTCATGCGGCTGCGCGAGGGCGACGGCGTGCGCCTGTTCGACGACCGCACTGGCGAATGGCGCGCGGTGATCGCCGCCGTCGGCAAGCGCGAGGTCGTGGTGCGCGCGGAGGCGCTGCTGAGGCCGCGCGAGGTGGTTCCCGACCTCTGGCTCTGCGCCGCGCCGCTGAAGGCGGGCCGCATCGACTGGCTGGCGGAAAAGGCCTGCGAGCTTGGGGTGGCGCGGCTGGTGCCCACGGTCACGCGGCGTACCGTGGTGGGCAATCTAAAGCTGGACCGGCTGCGCGCGCACATGATCGAGGCCGCCGAGCAGTGCGAGCGCACGGCGCTGCCGGAGCTTGCCGAGCCCGTGCCGCTCGCGGCGCTGCTCGCGGACTGGCCGGAGGCGCGCGCGCTGATCTTCTGCGACGAGGAGGGCGGCGAGCCGGCGGCGAAGGCGCTGCCGGGCATTGCCGCGCCCGCCGCGATCCTGATCGGGCCGGAGGGCGGTTTCGACGATGCCGAACGCGCGGCCATACGGGCGCTTCCCCGGTGCGTGCGCGTGTCGCTCGGCCCCCGGATCCTGCGCGCGGACACGGCGGCGGCGGCGGCGGTCTCGGTCTGGCAGGCGCTTGCGGGGGATTGGCGGGGGGATTGAGCCTCGCTCATTTCCTCTCTGGCGCGCGGCCGCGAGGATCGCTAAGCGCTCGCCATGAGCACGCGCAAGGCCGGTGAAGGGGACGACCTTCCAATCGAATCAAAGGACGATCTGCTGCGCGTATTCGAGCGCGGCTGCAAACCCGCGGCGCGCTGGCGAATCGGCACCGAGCACGAGAAGTTCGTCTATCGCACGGGCGATCACCGCGCGCCGTCCTACGACGAGCCGGGCGGCATCCGCGACCTCCTGATGGCGATGACGCGCTTCGGCTGGGAGCCGGTCGAGGAGAACGGCCACGTCATCGCGCTCGCGGGCGAGGACGGCAACGTCAGCCTCGAACCGGCCGGGCAGTTCGAGCTGTCGGGCGCGCCGCTCGAGAACCTCCACCAGACCTGCGCCGAGACGGGGCGTCACCTCAAGCAGGTGCAGGAGGTCGGCAAGGAGCTCGGCCTCGGCTTCCTCGGGCTCGGCATGTGGCCGGACAAGCGCCGCGAGGACCTGCCGGTCATGCCGAAGGGGCGCTACGCGATCATGCTGCGGCACATGCCGCGCGTCGGATCGCTCGGCCTCGACATGATGCTGCGCACCTGCACCATCCAGACCAACCTCGACTATGCGA
Coding sequences:
- a CDS encoding DUF2065 domain-containing protein gives rise to the protein MGNDLLAAIGLALVLEGAAYALFPDAMRKAAAMLFTRGESAVRIAGLGAVVIGVAVAAAARMHG
- a CDS encoding DUF3035 domain-containing protein, with translation MSSLMRAALAGVTALGLSACGSSGIFGRDAPDEFAIGRSAPLVVPPDYNLAPPRPGAPRPMETDAQTQAMEALFGPGVRPAPKSAGEQKLLDDAGAVRPDPSARSTAGDPDTEVVNKGALLKTIIDAQPGSSDPATASVSIGG
- the lspA gene encoding signal peptidase II, which encodes MTAARGYLLAAAIFVVDQLVKLWIIAGVGLQAKGSINLLPVLSLTWVENRGVSMGLLQADGAKERWILTGVTALIAAGVAWWMRKETNRIDILALALVLGGALGNIVDRVRFGYVVDFVHVHVGTWSFYVFNVADAAITIGVAILLLRAFFERKPAAAE
- a CDS encoding helicase HerA-like domain-containing protein, which translates into the protein MGTIFVGAAGDKRLELDLKRANRHGLIAGATGTGKTVSLQILAEGFSKIGVPVFMADVKGDLAGLAMPGSATHKAHTALQERAANMGLTDYAYEAFPAVFWDLFGEQGHPVRTTVSEMGPLLLSRLMGLNETQEGVLTIAFRIADEEQLMLLDLKDLQSMLTYVADNAASIGTRYGNVTRPSVGAIQRQLLVLENEGGARFFAEPALDVKDFMRVGDDGRGQVNILAADKLMQSPRLYSTFLLWLLSELFEALPEVGDPDKPKLVFFFDEAHLLFDEAPKALLEKIEQVVRLIRSKGVGVYFITQNPIDVPEGVGGQLGNRIQHALRAFTPRDQKAIKAAAETFRINPGLNVTAAITELKVGEALVSLLDGDGAPSPVERAFIRPPCSRLGPLTEQERKVMIASSPFAGRYEETVDRESAFEILKDRAEKALEESEAEATTKARARSSGGGRSGSWSNSILGKVATAVIGAFVAKKARDFGDSLAGKKPSRRSASATSSAVGTAGSQIGYEIGKAIAGPMGGRIGRGVLGSFSRGVAKKIG
- the hflC gene encoding protease modulator HflC, translating into MSLLRNPIALVGLGFLALILLTTALFTVSETQQAIVVRLGKPDRIVNRYNANDPFGATGAGLALKVPFIENVVWVDKRIRDLDMPQQVVLSTDQLRLVVDAFARFRVTDPLRMYQTVRSEERVADELSRILGSRLRNELGRQTFATLLSPERGQLMDTIQEAVNREASRYGAEIVDVRIKRADLPPGDPLQSAFLRMQTARQQEAESIRAQGRKQAQIIRAEADAEAARVYAQSFGKDQDFYAFYRAMQAYRTTFNNGNASVVLSPDNEFLREFQGVRGR
- a CDS encoding Do family serine endopeptidase, which translates into the protein MRIAFAITGAAILFASAATLALQEPGHAQLAAQEPLSAQPQAAAPGGAPGSFADLTARLQPAVVNVSTTQEIEVGRLRGIPRFAPGTPLDELFRRFQEQQQQDGQEPETREAQSLGSGFIISPDGYVVTNNHVVTGRGGAEPVDKITVTLSDRTEYSARIVGRDPLSDLALLKIEGKDLPYVRFGQSERVRVGDWVIAIGNPFGLGGTVTAGIVSALHRNIQAGQYDRYIQTDASINQGNSGGPMFDLNGNVIGVNTAIFSPTGGNVGIGFAIPAEQAAPVIDQLRSIGRVRRGYLGVSIQPVTPEIASALGLQKDRGEIVASVENDGPAKKAGILAGDVITRVNGQEVTVDNTLSSIVANSGIGSRVPIELYRGGKRQTVQATLIERPSEIAVAGSDNAPAAGDKAANDAAASARRSLGITLAELTPEVRRQLGVDNDVEGVVIASLNRNSDAAKRGLQRGDVILSINQQPTKTPAAAAAAVDAARKAGRDTVVLFVKRGSRPPQFIGIAMMGKDEG
- the hflK gene encoding FtsH protease activity modulator HflK — encoded protein: MPWENNSNSPGPWGSGSGNGPRNPWGGGSGSGGGRSGGGGPDFDEFIRRSQERLRAGFPGGPKSGTMPWGYVILGIVLVWIAFTSFYRVIPEQRGVVQRFGAYSRTTGPGMHFKLPAPIETVTKPAVETVATIDIGTLDASSENLMLTGDQNIIDIAYAVRWKIKNPVQFLYQLAEPETTIREVAESAMRAEIGRVQLDAAIGPQRAQIAEQVRVRTQEMLDSYKAGIDIVGVDIKQADPPAAVDAAFKDVSAAQQNAEQYLNEARRYSQQLLALAQGQAAAFDAVYEQYRLAPAVTRKRMYLETMEEVLGKVDKTIIEADGVVPYLPLPEVRRRAVAGDAQ